The Pirellulales bacterium genome has a segment encoding these proteins:
- a CDS encoding glucosamine-6-phosphate isomerase encodes MRSLSKVAPDWWDYTTLDREIVDDAARLSADDMFGLSRPGFAVKFYDTIEDFYLAEALEYISAWKQATPDQPTGICGPIGPTEQLPLVARLVNELELDLKNAHFWGMDEWAIDGRDVPETFPLSFAKCDRDLCFNRIKPELRMPEKNLHFPKADVREYVESWKHARCIVIQGGQGEVKHWAFNDPPRREGKYKDAPPPPAEYRKLGTRVVDLHPMTIIQNARTSGGGVVSTVPTQAISVGPVETWQAEKVSIWHAGNHDNPFGQRLTTLMISKKIPDSAVPMSLLADHPNVQFNFLRSGIGTCDAEMH; translated from the coding sequence ATGCGTTCTCTCAGCAAAGTTGCTCCCGATTGGTGGGATTACACCACGCTCGATCGAGAAATCGTAGACGATGCCGCAAGACTTTCGGCCGACGATATGTTTGGCTTGTCGCGTCCAGGTTTTGCCGTGAAATTCTACGACACCATAGAGGATTTCTATTTGGCCGAGGCGCTCGAATACATTAGCGCCTGGAAACAGGCCACGCCCGATCAACCGACTGGAATTTGCGGCCCGATCGGGCCAACCGAGCAACTTCCTCTGGTAGCCCGGCTCGTCAATGAGCTAGAGCTCGACCTGAAAAACGCGCATTTTTGGGGAATGGACGAATGGGCCATTGACGGCCGTGACGTACCTGAGACCTTTCCCCTCAGCTTTGCCAAGTGCGACCGCGACTTGTGCTTTAACCGAATCAAACCGGAATTGCGAATGCCGGAGAAGAATTTGCATTTCCCAAAGGCCGATGTGCGTGAATATGTCGAAAGCTGGAAGCATGCTCGCTGCATCGTGATACAAGGGGGCCAAGGCGAGGTGAAACATTGGGCGTTCAACGACCCACCGCGTCGCGAAGGAAAGTACAAAGACGCGCCGCCGCCGCCGGCCGAATATCGCAAGCTAGGGACGCGTGTCGTCGATCTCCATCCAATGACGATCATTCAAAACGCCCGCACCAGTGGCGGCGGCGTGGTTTCTACCGTGCCGACGCAAGCCATTAGCGTTGGCCCCGTGGAAACCTGGCAAGCCGAAAAGGTCTCAATCTGGCACGCTGGCAACCACGACAACCCGTTCGGCCAGCGCTTGACCACGCTCATGATCTCAAAAAAAATCCCCGACTCAGCGGTTCCAATGTCGTTGTTGGCCGACCATCCCAACGTACAGTTCAATTTTCTGCGCAGCGGTATTGGCACGTGCGACGCGGAGATGCACTAG